GGACGCGCTAGAGACTATCAAGATAGGGTCGACCGTGGACCGCTGGTCGATAAAGATACGGTCGAAGATGCCGGAGGCCAGGAGCGCCGTGGTCTTCGGGCTCCGTTCGGTCGACGATGCGGACGAGCTTGTAGTCGAGCGGCCTGGAGAAGGGGAATGGTACCCCGGGTACTTTCCTCTAACGCACATGAGGCGCGATGTGCTCCAGATACTTCGCAACCAGGGCTTCCGTGCCAACCCTCTTCCGGACCTCGTCCCTTTGAAGCGTATCGCGATCCTTGCTGGATTGGGCGTCTACGGGAAGAACTCGGTCGTGCTATCCCCGAAGTACGGGCTCTGGCTGAGGCTCGAGGGCGTCATAACCGATGCTGAACTGCCCATCGACAAGCCGCTGAACAAGGACCTGTGTGGCAAGTGCGAGAGGTGCGTTAAGGCATGCCCGGCGAAGGCGCTCAAGCCGTATGTTCTGGACTCCTACAGATGCCTGGTCGGACGCGGTGGAGGCTCCCTGTCGAAGGAGAAGATGAGCGCACTGCGGAAGAGGTTCGAGCCGAGGCTGACCCCGAACACCTACGTGATGTGCACTGTGTGTCAGATGGTCTGCCCGTTCACGACAGCAGAGAGGCGGAAGAACACGATCAGTCCTCGCGGCTCTCGCTGACACCGTACATCTGGTCCGGCGTCAGCATCTCTTTGAGCTTCCCGGTCTCCCTGGCTCTGCATCTGACCTCATAACATAGGTGGCAGGCGTCGGCATATTCACGTCTAGGCTTCATGCCGAGCTCCTTGGCGAGCTGGACTGGTCCTCCCCTCATGAGAGGACCTATGATCGGATGTTTCTCTTGGTCCAGGTCAGCCATGATCTTCTTCAGCGGCTTCTCCCAGAGGTTGCCTATGGTGATCCCCTGGCAGAACATGACGTTTCCAAAAGCGTCAACATGGACCCTACCAAGAGTCGGCGGTTCCTCCGGGCAGATCGAAAACGATTTCCAAGGTTTCTTCTTAGCCTTGCCGGCGAGTTCCTTGGCCGCTCTGCCCCTGAACATCAGCTCGCCCTTCTCCTCCTTCTTGGGAGTCTCGCACGAATAGAACTCGATGCCTTCTACCTCCATCACTCCCACGGCCATCCCGAGTTCCCTAGCGGCCTCGAGGCCTCTCCGGACGTTCTCAGCCTCCTCCTTGTCCCCGTGGTACTCGTCCGTGCTCATGCTCAGGTCGGCTATTCCGAGCCTGGCCAAGGGCTCTAGCCACGACGTCGCATCCTTCCTGTCCGTGGCCCAGTATGCGTTGGAGACTATGCCCACCTCGAACCCCATATTCCTGGCCGTCTCGACGCCCTTGACCAAGACGGGGTAGAATAGGAACGGTTCTCCCCCTTCGAAGTACACCCGCTTGACTGTCGGGATCTCTGAGGCCTGCTTCAGCACATCCTCTATCTGACGAGTGCTGAACGTCCCAGATGCAGACGGGCTCCCCCAGACGAAGCAGTGGTCGCATTCGAACATACACTTGTATGTAAGGAGGAAATGGACTCCTTCCAGAGGCCCTCTCTTGATGTTCTTGGCTTCTTCCACACACTACCGGAGCGTGAAGCGAGTGCTTATCCCTTTCCCGCCTGGGCCTCGGTTCACCGACCGGCAATAATCACTGTGATGAGCGTGGGAATCTTTAAATCGAATAACCCAATATGAGCCGTAATGGTCTCAAAAGACAGGATCGACAGCATCATCGAAGGCTACGACAAAGACAACCTCGTCGTGGCGACCGCGTGTTCCCACACATCGCTCCAGATCTTCGACGGCGCCCGGAAAGAAGGCCTGAAGACGATGGGCATCGCCGTTGGCCAGAAGACCAAGTTCTACGATGCATTCCCTCTTGGCAAGCCCGACGAGTTCTTCTATGTTGATTCGTACTCGCAGTTGCTCGAGAAGGCAGACGAGCTGATCGAGAAGAACGTCATACTCATCCCTCACGGGTCGTTCGTGGAGTACATGACGCCGAAGAACTTCGTGGAGCTCGAGGTCCCAACTTTCGGCAACAGGCATGTGCTCGACTGGGAGAGCGACAGGGACAAGGAGCGCAAATGGCTAGTGTCTGCAGGGCTCGAGATGCCGCACAAAATCGAAGACCCGAAGCTGATCGATCGTCCGGTCTTGGTCAAGTACGACGGCGCCAAGGGCGGGCGCGGGTTCTTCATCGCGAAGGACTATCCGGACTTCAAGCTGGGAATAGATCACTCCCAGAAATTCTCCATCCAGGAGTACATCCTGGGCACGAGGTACTACATTCACTACTTCTACTCGCCC
The genomic region above belongs to Candidatus Thermoplasmatota archaeon and contains:
- a CDS encoding formate--phosphoribosylaminoimidazolecarboxamide ligase — its product is MVSKDRIDSIIEGYDKDNLVVATACSHTSLQIFDGARKEGLKTMGIAVGQKTKFYDAFPLGKPDEFFYVDSYSQLLEKADELIEKNVILIPHGSFVEYMTPKNFVELEVPTFGNRHVLDWESDRDKERKWLVSAGLEMPHKIEDPKLIDRPVLVKYDGAKGGRGFFIAKDYPDFKLGIDHSQKFSIQEYILGTRYYIHYFYSPVRTEGYKMSKGVLELLSIDRRDESNVDEMYKLGAQEELKKLGHVPTFVVTGNVPVVVRESLLPKLLDMGERVVERSLTLFGGMIGPFCLECIVTDNLSVKVFEISSRIVAGTNPFISGSPYSDLIEPGVSSGRRIAQEIKYAKEHNQLGEILT
- a CDS encoding radical SAM protein; protein product: MEEAKNIKRGPLEGVHFLLTYKCMFECDHCFVWGSPSASGTFSTRQIEDVLKQASEIPTVKRVYFEGGEPFLFYPVLVKGVETARNMGFEVGIVSNAYWATDRKDATSWLEPLARLGIADLSMSTDEYHGDKEEAENVRRGLEAARELGMAVGVMEVEGIEFYSCETPKKEEKGELMFRGRAAKELAGKAKKKPWKSFSICPEEPPTLGRVHVDAFGNVMFCQGITIGNLWEKPLKKIMADLDQEKHPIIGPLMRGGPVQLAKELGMKPRREYADACHLCYEVRCRARETGKLKEMLTPDQMYGVSESRED
- a CDS encoding 4Fe-4S binding protein, encoding MAKNDGELKERLRAACRNRGGVAFGIASVDEADALETIKIGSTVDRWSIKIRSKMPEARSAVVFGLRSVDDADELVVERPGEGEWYPGYFPLTHMRRDVLQILRNQGFRANPLPDLVPLKRIAILAGLGVYGKNSVVLSPKYGLWLRLEGVITDAELPIDKPLNKDLCGKCERCVKACPAKALKPYVLDSYRCLVGRGGGSLSKEKMSALRKRFEPRLTPNTYVMCTVCQMVCPFTTAERRKNTISPRGSR